From one Pseudactinotalea sp. HY158 genomic stretch:
- a CDS encoding Abi family protein, whose protein sequence is MTPSVDQPDGLYEMLEPHLAPARLAPYVAATDGSRRQAIRLYQWNIRVSGAVYEALHVVEVVLRNAIDAQLCGWNSSQVDPQTGKHRDRDWLLDPAPLLRRLVRDHELTKAHQRAERAIRHQRRPVAHADLLAQLSFGTWRFLLPDRDPGRQRLWDDALHVAFPHLDRSPQELVNSVHGIYQLRNRVAHLEPLLRSGMIRTQFTNMRTVLNEVDPVAEQWFVSNQRVTATLRGRPATENK, encoded by the coding sequence GTGACGCCATCAGTCGACCAGCCGGACGGGCTCTACGAGATGCTGGAGCCTCACCTCGCGCCGGCGCGGCTGGCTCCCTATGTCGCCGCGACTGACGGTAGCCGGCGGCAGGCGATCCGCTTGTATCAGTGGAACATCCGTGTCTCCGGCGCCGTCTACGAGGCGCTACACGTGGTCGAGGTCGTCCTACGCAATGCGATCGACGCTCAACTCTGCGGATGGAATTCGTCCCAGGTCGACCCGCAGACCGGCAAGCACCGTGATCGTGACTGGCTCCTCGACCCCGCGCCGTTGCTCCGACGTCTTGTCCGCGATCACGAACTGACCAAGGCGCATCAACGCGCCGAGCGGGCGATCCGGCATCAGCGACGACCAGTCGCCCACGCGGATCTGCTGGCCCAGCTCTCCTTCGGGACCTGGCGATTCCTTCTGCCCGATCGCGACCCCGGGCGCCAACGCCTGTGGGACGACGCCCTGCACGTCGCGTTTCCGCACCTGGACCGAAGTCCGCAGGAGCTGGTCAACTCCGTACACGGAATCTACCAACTTCGTAACCGCGTCGCCCACCTCGAACCGCTCCTACGCTCCGGCATGATCCGCACTCAGTTCACCAACATGCGCACCGTCTTGAACGAAGTCGATCCAGTTGCCGAGCAATGGTTCGTCTCCAACCAGCGCGTCACTGCCACCCTCCGCGGGCGCCCCGCAACAGAGAACAAGTAG
- a CDS encoding single-stranded DNA-binding protein gives MSNEVTVTIRGHAGERAELRTGGQKPFVRLSVATTPRRRSGEEWVDGPTQWYQVKAWGDFAENIAASVERGDAVVVTGPLRIEEYTTDEGVTHKSAVILANAFGMDLRRARARATKVRPVRPGDPDAQGSPAGGESANAGDVAAGDPAGAEAHDVSGKWATVAAGLADETREEDHVPA, from the coding sequence ATGTCGAACGAAGTGACCGTGACGATTCGAGGGCACGCGGGCGAACGCGCGGAGCTGCGCACGGGCGGGCAGAAGCCGTTCGTGCGCCTGAGCGTGGCCACGACCCCGCGCCGACGCAGCGGTGAGGAGTGGGTGGACGGGCCCACGCAGTGGTACCAGGTCAAGGCCTGGGGTGACTTCGCCGAGAACATCGCGGCGAGCGTCGAACGCGGCGACGCCGTGGTCGTGACCGGGCCGCTGCGGATCGAGGAGTACACGACCGACGAGGGAGTCACGCACAAGAGCGCCGTCATCCTCGCGAACGCCTTCGGGATGGACCTGCGCCGGGCTCGGGCCCGGGCGACGAAGGTCCGGCCCGTGCGGCCCGGCGACCCCGACGCGCAGGGGAGCCCCGCCGGCGGCGAGTCCGCGAATGCCGGCGATGTGGCCGCCGGCGATCCGGCCGGCGCCGAGGCGCACGACGTCTCCGGGAAGTGGGCGACCGTGGCCGCCGGGCTCGCCGACGAGACGAGGGAGGAGGATCACGTGCCGGCCTGA
- a CDS encoding DUF4349 domain-containing protein yields MSTMTRLIAGLAIAAGLVACSAEGADESAGHDAGRSVADQQAYERSEAGAAGQGVDPDIAPRQVITTASATVEADDPAAAADDLADRATGLGGWVDGRHTWAGEGDASGPPSASLALRIPAEELAVVIEGLADLGRVQEVSQTSEDVTAEVVDLDARIEALRISTDRLREIMAGATESSDLLEAEAALSERQAELESHLSRREYLAGQVEMSTLTVDLVPTAGPAQVDAGGFVGGLATGWNALLSFVSSLLVVAGALVPWVVVVGVPVVVVLLLVRRRRRRRVAAGERTEAAGGSTDSDSVRG; encoded by the coding sequence ATGAGCACGATGACGCGCCTGATCGCCGGCCTGGCCATCGCCGCCGGCCTCGTGGCGTGCAGCGCCGAAGGCGCCGACGAGAGCGCGGGCCACGACGCGGGCCGCTCCGTGGCCGATCAGCAGGCCTACGAGCGATCCGAGGCCGGTGCAGCCGGTCAGGGCGTCGATCCCGACATCGCCCCGCGCCAGGTGATCACCACCGCCTCGGCGACCGTCGAGGCCGACGATCCGGCGGCCGCGGCCGACGACCTCGCCGACCGCGCCACGGGGCTGGGCGGCTGGGTCGACGGCCGCCACACCTGGGCCGGGGAGGGCGATGCGTCCGGTCCGCCGAGCGCCTCGCTCGCCCTGCGGATCCCCGCCGAGGAACTGGCCGTCGTGATCGAGGGACTCGCCGACCTCGGCCGGGTGCAGGAGGTCTCCCAGACCAGCGAGGACGTGACGGCGGAGGTCGTCGATCTCGACGCCCGGATCGAGGCCCTGCGCATCTCGACCGACCGGCTGCGGGAGATCATGGCCGGCGCGACCGAGAGCTCCGACCTGCTCGAGGCGGAGGCCGCGCTGAGCGAGCGCCAGGCCGAGCTCGAATCGCACCTCTCGCGGCGGGAGTACCTGGCCGGGCAGGTGGAGATGTCCACGCTCACGGTCGACCTCGTTCCCACCGCCGGGCCCGCCCAGGTGGACGCGGGCGGCTTCGTCGGCGGCCTCGCCACCGGATGGAACGCGCTCCTGTCCTTCGTCTCCTCCCTGCTCGTGGTCGCCGGTGCGCTCGTGCCCTGGGTGGTCGTCGTCGGCGTCCCCGTCGTGGTCGTGCTGCTGCTCGTGCGCCGGCGCCGGCGCCGGCGTGTGGCGGCGGGGGAGCGGACGGAGGCCGCCGGCGGTTCCACGGATTCGGATAGTGTCCGAGGGTGA
- a CDS encoding SGNH/GDSL hydrolase family protein, translating into MTPTHAIPLTDDYVRGALRLEDTARGVAPWRLDEWALRQAADPRVRANAAQTAGVRVALRTQATSVELTARRSRATFAGLEPRPDGVVELVVDSCVMAEVVTSGGTVAELDPLTGAVTMHEGEPFTARFDGLGPGEKTIELWLPHNEATELIEVRANAPAEPAPSDGPRWLHHGSSIGHGSNATRPTGTWAAAAARSAGAELTNLGFGGSALLDPFMARTIRDLPADVISLELGINLVTSDVMRLRAMRTAVHGYLDQIRDGHPSAPLLVISPIHCGIVETTPGPAAFDPDALAEGRVVFTSSGDPAEVAAGRLTLETIRVELARIVAERRAEDEHLHYLDGLSLFGADDAARLPLPDALHPGPEAHRLMGERFARSVFGGGAFAGVGRTRER; encoded by the coding sequence ATGACACCGACCCACGCGATCCCCCTGACCGATGACTACGTGCGTGGGGCGCTGCGGCTCGAGGACACGGCGCGGGGCGTGGCGCCCTGGCGACTCGACGAATGGGCGCTGCGGCAGGCGGCGGACCCGCGGGTGCGGGCGAACGCGGCACAGACCGCCGGCGTGCGCGTCGCGCTGCGCACACAGGCCACGTCCGTCGAGCTGACCGCGCGGCGATCGCGCGCGACGTTCGCCGGGCTCGAGCCGCGGCCGGACGGGGTGGTGGAACTGGTCGTCGACTCGTGCGTGATGGCCGAGGTCGTGACCTCGGGCGGCACCGTCGCGGAGCTCGACCCGCTCACCGGCGCCGTCACGATGCACGAGGGGGAGCCCTTCACCGCTCGCTTCGACGGCCTCGGGCCGGGGGAGAAGACGATCGAGCTCTGGCTGCCCCACAACGAGGCGACCGAACTGATCGAGGTGCGCGCGAACGCGCCGGCCGAGCCCGCGCCGAGCGATGGCCCGCGGTGGCTGCATCACGGCAGCTCGATCGGCCACGGGTCGAACGCGACCCGGCCGACCGGGACGTGGGCGGCGGCCGCGGCGCGGAGTGCGGGCGCGGAGCTGACGAACCTCGGCTTCGGCGGCAGCGCGCTGCTCGACCCGTTCATGGCACGCACGATCCGGGACCTGCCGGCCGATGTCATCAGCCTGGAACTGGGCATCAACCTCGTGACCTCCGACGTCATGCGGCTGCGGGCGATGCGCACGGCCGTGCACGGCTACCTCGATCAGATCCGCGATGGGCACCCGAGCGCTCCGCTGCTCGTGATCTCACCGATCCACTGCGGAATCGTCGAGACGACCCCGGGCCCGGCGGCCTTCGATCCGGACGCGCTGGCCGAGGGGCGGGTCGTCTTCACCTCGAGCGGCGATCCGGCCGAGGTCGCGGCCGGGCGGCTCACGCTCGAGACGATCCGCGTGGAGCTCGCCCGCATCGTGGCCGAGCGGCGGGCGGAGGATGAACACCTGCACTACCTCGACGGGCTCTCCCTCTTCGGCGCGGACGACGCCGCTCGCCTCCCGCTGCCCGACGCCCTGCATCCGGGGCCCGAGGCGCATCGGCTCATGGGGGAGCGGTTCGCCCGGTCGGTGTTCGGCGGCGGGGCGTTCGCCGGGGTGGGTCGGACGAGGGAGAGGTGA
- a CDS encoding GTP-binding protein, whose product MNTPSPQPGDELAARVESITAALGTAGNRIPAEVGARARADLDRVTGRLALGVHHTVVALVGGTGSGKSSMFNALSQLDFADVGVIRPTTSQAAACTWGGSAEDLLDFLGVDETRRIGRESALTGLDEEELAGLVLLDLPDHDSIAEGHAGLVDRLLPMIDLLIWVLDPQKYADNVLHEKYLRELTHRHEAMVVVVNQVDTVPESGLDHIRADVRRLLEADRLSDVAIILASAKTGHGVGMVRAELARVIAAESIAARTMRAELDAICERVGGELAPATPALPAADDTAAQLAGASGIPAVADSVRLAVAGVGPSASSRVQPPASSRIEAVREGWLDRVGGALPARWRDALAAAVAGPDAFYSRVSETVTAVPLPPVNDVRARRVRIGGLVLVALGVLAGLVAGLATGVWVWAGSGGGAAVVAGLVCVLVARGMRSRTAKARSGAYLARVHGELARVVAEELDEPARGILADHESVLDATTR is encoded by the coding sequence GTGAACACACCCAGTCCGCAGCCGGGCGACGAACTCGCCGCCCGGGTCGAATCGATCACGGCCGCGCTCGGGACCGCCGGGAACCGCATCCCGGCCGAGGTGGGCGCCCGCGCCCGCGCCGACCTCGACCGCGTCACGGGCCGCCTCGCCCTCGGCGTGCACCACACCGTGGTCGCGCTCGTCGGCGGGACCGGGTCGGGCAAGTCGTCGATGTTCAACGCCCTCTCCCAGCTCGACTTCGCCGACGTCGGGGTGATCCGGCCCACGACCTCGCAGGCCGCCGCGTGCACGTGGGGCGGGTCGGCCGAGGACCTGCTCGACTTCCTCGGCGTCGACGAGACCCGGCGCATCGGCCGCGAGTCGGCGCTCACCGGCCTCGACGAGGAGGAGCTCGCCGGCCTCGTGCTCCTCGACCTGCCGGACCACGACTCCATCGCCGAGGGCCACGCCGGCCTCGTGGACCGGCTGCTGCCGATGATCGACCTGCTCATCTGGGTGCTCGACCCGCAGAAGTACGCCGACAACGTGCTGCACGAGAAGTACCTGCGGGAGCTGACGCACCGGCACGAGGCGATGGTCGTCGTGGTCAATCAGGTCGACACGGTGCCCGAGTCGGGCCTCGACCACATCCGCGCCGACGTGCGCCGCCTCCTCGAGGCCGACCGCCTGAGCGACGTGGCGATCATCCTCGCCTCGGCCAAGACCGGGCACGGCGTGGGGATGGTGCGGGCCGAGCTCGCCCGGGTCATCGCCGCCGAATCGATCGCCGCCCGCACGATGCGCGCCGAGCTCGACGCGATCTGTGAGCGTGTGGGCGGCGAACTCGCGCCCGCGACCCCCGCCCTCCCCGCCGCCGACGACACCGCCGCTCAGCTCGCCGGCGCGAGCGGAATCCCCGCCGTGGCCGACTCCGTGCGCCTGGCCGTCGCGGGGGTGGGCCCCTCCGCCTCGAGCCGGGTGCAGCCGCCCGCCTCCTCCCGGATCGAGGCCGTGCGGGAGGGCTGGCTCGACCGCGTCGGCGGCGCCCTGCCGGCCCGGTGGCGGGACGCGCTCGCGGCCGCGGTCGCCGGTCCCGACGCCTTCTATTCGCGGGTGAGCGAGACCGTCACCGCGGTCCCGCTGCCGCCTGTGAACGACGTGCGCGCCCGGCGCGTGCGGATCGGCGGCCTCGTGCTCGTCGCCCTCGGCGTCCTCGCGGGCCTGGTCGCCGGCCTCGCCACGGGCGTCTGGGTGTGGGCCGGCAGCGGCGGCGGGGCCGCGGTCGTGGCCGGTCTCGTGTGCGTGCTCGTCGCCCGGGGCATGCGATCACGGACGGCGAAGGCCCGCTCGGGCGCATACCTCGCCCGGGTCCACGGCGAGCTCGCGCGCGTCGTGGCCGAGGAGCTCGACGAGCCCGCCCGGGGGATCCTCGCCGATCACGAGAGCGTGCTCGACGCGACGACGCGATAG
- a CDS encoding NADP-dependent oxidoreductase, with protein MKAFVLSDPAAGLIRPAEVPVPRVGEGELLVRLRAVGVGIHDSSFLPAAAGPDYPIGIEGAGIVEAVGGGVSGYGAGDRIAFVSAMQPKGGTWAEYAVVDAQSLILPIPAGLDFARAAALPVAGNTALRAFAALGAMPERASIFVAGGSGAIGTLAIQLAHRRGRRVGASASARNHQYLRSLGAEHVVDYHDGGWVEEVRRWVGGGIDAAIAVQPGTSAEAMRVVADGGRLVTVSGDEVMPERGIAVTMVDYRAQVRADLIRLMADVVANEVHVEIERVYPFDDAAEALARVRTRHARGKLVLRLPEAR; from the coding sequence GTGAAGGCGTTCGTGCTGTCGGATCCCGCAGCGGGCCTCATCCGTCCTGCCGAGGTGCCCGTGCCCCGGGTGGGTGAGGGCGAGCTGCTCGTGCGGCTGCGTGCGGTCGGGGTGGGGATCCACGACTCGTCCTTCCTCCCGGCCGCTGCCGGGCCGGACTACCCGATCGGGATCGAGGGCGCCGGGATCGTCGAGGCGGTCGGCGGCGGAGTCTCGGGCTACGGGGCCGGTGACCGCATCGCCTTCGTCAGCGCGATGCAGCCGAAGGGCGGCACGTGGGCCGAATACGCGGTGGTCGACGCGCAGTCCCTCATCCTGCCGATCCCGGCCGGGCTCGACTTCGCCCGGGCCGCGGCGCTGCCGGTGGCGGGCAACACGGCCCTGCGGGCGTTCGCCGCGCTCGGGGCCATGCCCGAGCGCGCCTCGATCTTCGTCGCGGGCGGGTCCGGGGCCATCGGGACCCTGGCGATCCAGCTCGCTCACCGGCGCGGCCGGCGGGTCGGTGCCTCGGCCTCGGCGCGCAACCACCAGTACCTGCGCTCACTCGGCGCGGAGCACGTGGTCGACTATCACGACGGCGGGTGGGTCGAGGAGGTCCGGCGCTGGGTGGGCGGGGGAATCGATGCCGCGATCGCGGTGCAGCCCGGCACGAGCGCCGAGGCCATGCGCGTGGTCGCCGACGGCGGTCGCCTCGTCACCGTCTCCGGTGACGAGGTGATGCCCGAGCGGGGAATCGCCGTGACCATGGTGGACTATCGGGCGCAGGTGCGGGCCGACCTGATCCGGCTCATGGCCGACGTGGTCGCGAACGAGGTGCACGTCGAGATCGAGCGGGTCTACCCGTTCGACGACGCCGCGGAGGCACTCGCCCGGGTGCGCACGCGCCACGCCCGCGGCAAGCTCGTGCTCCGCCTGCCTGAGGCCCGATAG
- a CDS encoding helix-turn-helix transcriptional regulator, with translation MDEASEERADAFFHALSDRTRRDILRRVLAGEHSVTNLAAEYDMSFAAVQKHVAVLERAGLLAKRRRGREQLASGDVEAVRSVASILDEFEDIWRGRIARIDDLLAIPPKEE, from the coding sequence ATGGACGAGGCGAGCGAGGAGCGGGCCGATGCCTTCTTCCACGCGCTGTCCGATCGCACACGTCGCGACATCCTGCGACGGGTCCTGGCCGGGGAGCACTCGGTCACCAATCTCGCGGCGGAATACGACATGAGCTTCGCCGCGGTGCAGAAGCACGTCGCCGTGCTCGAGCGGGCGGGCCTGCTCGCCAAGCGGCGACGCGGACGAGAACAACTCGCGAGCGGGGACGTCGAGGCCGTGCGTTCGGTCGCCTCGATCCTCGACGAGTTCGAGGACATCTGGCGCGGACGTATCGCCCGCATCGACGACCTGCTCGCGATCCCACCGAAGGAGGAGTGA
- a CDS encoding MFS transporter translates to MTTSPTTATATSAYRQYSHREILEVMTALLAALFTAMISTTIVSTALPTIIADLDGTQRQYTWVITASLLAMTVSTPVWGKLSDLFSKKALTQISIVLFVLGSVAAGLTTSIAMMMVARAVQGLAMGGLMALVQAIMGSIMAPRERGRYAGYMGAVMAVATVSGPLLGGVITDSLGWRWCYFVSVPLAVAALVLLQIKLTLPTTRRTKTPLDYSGAILVTFVAALPMLWVTFAGSDYDWISWQSGAYLVAFLVAAALLIVVELRAAEPVIPIRLLRNPTAALMIVAGIGAGVAMFGSGVFLTQYFQLGGGASPTQAGLMTMPLIVAQMLAATIGGQIVTRTGRIKPVMLVGGLVMLVGLFGLGTIDHTMPYWLVAVFMALMGAGIGALVQNVVLVVQNTVDVTQIGAASAAIAFFRSLGGAVGVSVLGAVLTARVATNITTGLSSLGLSADSMSSGSGDTKLDISGLPGPIQEVFHHSYADAFGGVFLIAAVCSVVSVVAIIAMREAPLRTTIALTNTEERSR, encoded by the coding sequence ATGACGACCTCCCCCACCACGGCCACCGCCACCAGTGCCTACCGGCAGTACTCTCACCGCGAGATCCTCGAGGTGATGACGGCGCTGCTCGCCGCCCTGTTCACCGCGATGATCTCCACCACGATCGTCTCCACCGCGCTGCCCACGATCATCGCCGACCTCGACGGGACGCAGCGCCAGTACACCTGGGTGATCACGGCGAGCCTGCTCGCGATGACCGTGAGCACGCCCGTGTGGGGCAAGCTCTCGGACCTGTTCAGCAAGAAGGCGCTCACGCAGATCTCCATCGTGCTGTTCGTGCTCGGATCCGTGGCGGCGGGCCTGACCACCTCGATCGCGATGATGATGGTCGCCCGTGCGGTTCAGGGACTCGCCATGGGCGGACTCATGGCCCTGGTCCAGGCGATCATGGGATCGATCATGGCCCCGCGGGAACGCGGCCGATACGCCGGCTACATGGGTGCCGTCATGGCGGTCGCGACCGTCTCCGGTCCGCTCCTGGGCGGGGTCATCACCGATTCCCTCGGCTGGCGCTGGTGCTATTTCGTCAGCGTTCCGCTGGCGGTCGCCGCGCTCGTGCTCCTGCAGATCAAGCTGACGCTGCCCACGACCCGGCGCACGAAGACCCCGCTCGACTACTCGGGCGCGATCCTCGTGACGTTCGTCGCCGCGCTGCCGATGCTCTGGGTGACGTTCGCGGGCAGCGACTACGACTGGATCTCCTGGCAGTCGGGCGCCTATCTCGTGGCGTTCCTCGTGGCCGCGGCCCTCCTCATCGTGGTCGAGCTCCGGGCGGCAGAACCGGTGATCCCGATCCGGCTGCTGCGCAACCCCACGGCGGCGCTCATGATCGTCGCCGGCATCGGTGCCGGCGTGGCCATGTTCGGCTCCGGGGTGTTCCTGACCCAGTACTTCCAGCTCGGGGGCGGAGCCTCCCCCACGCAGGCCGGACTCATGACGATGCCGCTCATCGTCGCGCAGATGCTCGCCGCGACGATCGGCGGGCAGATCGTCACCCGCACCGGGCGGATCAAGCCGGTCATGCTCGTCGGCGGCCTCGTCATGCTCGTCGGGCTGTTCGGCCTGGGAACGATCGACCACACGATGCCCTACTGGCTCGTCGCCGTGTTCATGGCGCTCATGGGCGCGGGGATCGGCGCGCTCGTGCAGAACGTCGTGCTCGTCGTGCAGAACACGGTCGACGTCACCCAGATCGGCGCGGCCTCGGCCGCGATCGCGTTCTTCCGCTCCCTCGGAGGCGCCGTCGGCGTCTCGGTCCTCGGCGCGGTCCTCACGGCACGGGTGGCCACGAACATCACAACGGGTCTGAGTTCGCTCGGCTTGTCCGCGGACTCGATGTCGTCCGGTTCGGGCGACACGAAGCTGGACATCAGCGGGCTCCCCGGGCCGATCCAGGAGGTGTTCCACCACTCGTATGCGGATGCGTTCGGCGGCGTCTTCCTCATCGCCGCCGTCTGCTCGGTCGTCTCGGTCGTCGCGATCATCGCCATGCGAGAGGCTCCGCTGCGCACCACGATCGCGCTGACGAACACGGAGGAACGGAGCCGATAA
- the ettA gene encoding energy-dependent translational throttle protein EttA gives MAEYIYSMVKARKAHGDKVILDDVSMSFLPGAKIGMVGPNGAGKSTILKIMAGLEQASNGEARLAPGYTVGILLQEPPLNESKTVLENVQEGVGDIKGKVDRFNEIGELMADPDADFDALMAEMGTLQGEIDAADAWDLDAQLEQAMDALRCPPGDAEVTHLSGGERRRVALCKLLLEQPDLLLLDEPTNHLDAESVLWLEQHLAKYPGAVIAVTHDRYFLDHVAGWIAEVDRGRLYPYEGNYSTYLEKKAARLDIQGKKDAKLAKRLKDELEWVRSSAKGRQTKSKARLARYEEMAAEADRTRKLDFEEIQIPPGPRLGSLVLEATDLEKGFDGRTLIDGLDFTLPRNGIVGVIGPNGVGKTTLFKTIVGLEPLDAGDLKIGDSVQISYVDQARENIDPTKTLWEVVSDGHDFIQVGQVEIPSRAYVSQFGFKGADQQKPAGVLSGGERNRLNLALTLKQGGNLLLLDEPTNDLDVETLGSLENALLDFPGCAVVVSHDRWFLDRVATHILAYEGTEENPARWHWFEGNFAGYEANKVERLGPDAARPHRVTYRKLTRD, from the coding sequence GTGGCCGAGTACATCTACTCGATGGTCAAGGCGCGCAAGGCGCATGGTGACAAGGTCATCCTCGACGACGTCTCGATGTCGTTCCTGCCCGGGGCGAAGATCGGGATGGTCGGCCCGAACGGGGCCGGTAAGTCCACGATCCTCAAGATCATGGCCGGCCTCGAACAGGCCTCGAACGGTGAGGCCCGCCTCGCCCCCGGGTACACGGTCGGCATCCTGCTCCAGGAGCCGCCGCTGAACGAGTCCAAGACCGTGCTCGAGAACGTCCAGGAGGGCGTGGGCGACATCAAGGGCAAGGTCGACCGGTTCAACGAGATCGGCGAGCTCATGGCCGACCCCGACGCCGACTTCGACGCGCTCATGGCCGAGATGGGCACGCTCCAGGGCGAGATCGACGCGGCCGACGCGTGGGATCTCGACGCCCAGCTCGAGCAGGCCATGGACGCGCTGCGGTGCCCCCCGGGCGACGCCGAGGTCACGCACCTCTCCGGTGGTGAACGACGCCGGGTCGCCCTGTGCAAGCTGCTCCTCGAGCAGCCCGACCTCCTGCTCCTCGACGAGCCCACGAACCACCTCGACGCCGAGAGCGTGCTGTGGCTCGAGCAGCACCTGGCCAAGTATCCGGGTGCCGTCATCGCCGTCACCCACGATCGGTACTTCCTCGACCACGTGGCCGGGTGGATCGCCGAGGTCGACCGTGGGCGCCTCTACCCCTACGAGGGCAACTACTCGACCTACCTGGAGAAGAAGGCCGCCCGGCTGGACATCCAGGGCAAGAAGGACGCGAAGCTCGCCAAGCGCCTCAAGGACGAGCTCGAATGGGTGCGCTCGAGTGCCAAGGGGCGCCAGACCAAGTCCAAGGCGCGCCTAGCCCGCTACGAGGAGATGGCCGCCGAGGCCGACCGCACCCGCAAGCTCGACTTCGAGGAGATCCAGATCCCGCCGGGCCCCCGCCTGGGATCGCTCGTGCTCGAGGCCACGGACCTGGAGAAGGGCTTCGACGGGCGCACGCTCATCGACGGCCTGGACTTCACGCTGCCGCGCAACGGCATCGTCGGGGTCATCGGCCCGAACGGCGTGGGTAAGACGACGCTGTTCAAGACCATCGTCGGCCTCGAGCCGCTGGATGCCGGTGACCTGAAGATCGGCGACTCGGTCCAGATCTCCTACGTGGACCAGGCGCGGGAGAACATCGACCCGACCAAGACCCTGTGGGAGGTCGTCTCCGACGGGCACGACTTCATCCAGGTCGGCCAGGTCGAGATCCCCTCGCGCGCCTACGTGTCCCAGTTCGGGTTCAAGGGCGCCGACCAGCAGAAGCCGGCGGGCGTGCTCTCCGGTGGGGAGCGCAACCGCCTCAACCTCGCGCTCACCCTCAAGCAGGGCGGCAACCTGCTCCTGCTCGACGAGCCCACGAACGACCTGGACGTCGAGACCCTCGGGTCGCTCGAGAACGCGCTGCTCGACTTCCCCGGCTGCGCCGTGGTGGTCTCCCACGACCGGTGGTTCCTCGACCGCGTGGCCACCCACATCCTCGCC
- a CDS encoding MarR family winged helix-turn-helix transcriptional regulator: MIDDHHAGQILAEMVRIARTFHRAGQNSRERSLAGTEFGILQCLRGGDARLSEIAHRIQVSAAVTSRAVVSLETEGLVERRTDPHDARAARISMTAAGRARLVERESRVVAEFGDALGDWSAADAEQAIALLARLNRDLGAVIDPPAPAATDASAAPTRKDSAG; encoded by the coding sequence GTGATCGACGATCACCATGCGGGGCAGATCCTCGCCGAGATGGTCCGCATCGCCCGCACGTTCCACCGGGCGGGGCAGAACAGCCGGGAGCGCAGCCTCGCCGGCACGGAGTTCGGCATCCTCCAGTGCCTGCGCGGCGGTGACGCCCGGCTGAGCGAGATCGCCCACCGCATCCAGGTCTCGGCGGCCGTCACCTCGCGCGCCGTCGTCTCCCTGGAGACGGAGGGGCTCGTGGAGCGGCGGACCGACCCGCACGATGCCCGGGCCGCTCGGATCTCCATGACCGCCGCCGGGCGCGCCAGGCTGGTCGAACGCGAGTCGAGGGTGGTCGCCGAGTTCGGCGACGCGCTCGGCGACTGGTCCGCCGCGGATGCGGAGCAGGCCATCGCCCTGCTCGCCCGACTCAACCGGGACCTCGGGGCGGTCATCGACCCACCGGCCCCCGCCGCCACCGACGCCTCGGCCGCACCGACCAGGAAGGACAGCGCCGGATGA
- a CDS encoding SRPBCC domain-containing protein, translated as MPVIDIVKDIEGRRLVITAEFKAPLDRVWALYSDPRRLEKVWGPPEFPATFIEHDLVPGGRSSYYMTGPDGQRFAGWWAITDVDEPNGFTFDDGFAHEDLTPNPDLPVSHNVYSFTTVTGGTRAVYETSYDTVADLQVVLEMGVEEGARTAIDQIDGLLAGAGA; from the coding sequence ATGCCCGTCATCGACATCGTCAAGGACATCGAGGGCCGCCGGCTCGTCATCACCGCGGAGTTCAAGGCCCCGCTCGATCGCGTGTGGGCGCTGTACTCCGACCCGCGCCGGTTGGAGAAGGTCTGGGGGCCGCCGGAGTTCCCAGCCACATTCATCGAGCACGATCTCGTGCCCGGTGGACGTTCGAGCTACTACATGACCGGCCCCGACGGGCAGCGCTTCGCCGGCTGGTGGGCGATCACCGACGTCGACGAGCCGAACGGGTTCACCTTCGACGACGGCTTCGCCCACGAGGATCTGACGCCGAATCCGGACCTGCCGGTCTCGCACAACGTGTACTCCTTCACCACCGTGACCGGGGGCACCCGAGCCGTGTACGAGACCTCGTACGACACGGTCGCGGACCTGCAGGTCGTGCTCGAGATGGGCGTCGAGGAGGGGGCGCGGACGGCGATCGACCAGATCGACGGCCTGCTCGCGGGTGCGGGTGCCTGA